The Aneurinibacillus migulanus genome contains the following window.
GGGAGTGGTCGGAAAAAGACACGTTTGCCTATCTTCTGCTTGAGCGCAGGGCGCATCCAACCTCTTCTTTTTCTGAATCGCTTCCTTCCAACCACGCTACCCTGTCAAAATATCAAGTGTAATTTATATAGATGTCACTTCTTTATCCGAGATGCCCAGATGTTTTGTCGTTCCGCCCCAACTGACACAAAGCGGCCGTTTGGTTTCTTTGCGGGAAAAGGACGAGCGAAGGTCCCCGTGAGTTTTTCTTATAATTAAGGAAAAACAGGAAAAGAGAAGGCCCGTCTTGCGCCTGCTTAGTGATATCTCGTAGAATAGAGGGATAACAGAAATTGAAATATTCAGGTGATACAATTGGGCAAACCTCCCGTGCAGGAAGTCAGCATTGAACTAATCAGCGAAGTTTCTCTTGGAGCGGCCCCCTCCGATACGTATAAAGCCGCCTATTCGGGGCAGCTTCATTTCATGAACGGAACCTGGTACATAAAATATGTTGAACAGGAAGAAGACGGGCAAACGAACGCAACTGTTAAAGTGAAGGAAGACGAGATTGTCGTCATTCGTAACGGGCTTGTGTCGATGCGTCAGTCATACCGTCCCGGCGTAAAAACGAGCGGTTTATACGTTAGTATGGCAGGGGAAATGTCGATGGATACCGACACAAGGGATGTCCGGCTTCACTATGATGAAGAGGGATACCTTGCGGCTGCCGTTTGGGTATACGATTTGCATTTGAATGAACAGAACATCGGGCGATATACGGTACAGTGTCGGCTTACCCGCTCATCATGTAATACATATTGAGGAGGATTATTGTGAGTGTAGTAGAACAAACCAAAAGTAAAATTATTGAGCAGATTAAACAGGCTGTCGTAGCGGCGGGTATCGTCGAAGCGGAGCAAATCCCAGACTTTGCATTAGAGTTACCAAAGGACAAGCAGCATGGCGACTATGCAACGAATGTAGCGATGCAATTAACTCGTATCGCGCGTAGAAATCCACGCCAGATTGCCGAAGAGATCATAGCCAGCTTTGATAAGCAGGCTGCCAGCATTTCCAAGATTGAGATTGCGGGACCTGGCTTTATTAATTTCTATATGGATAATAGCTATCTTACTGGCGTTATTGATCAGATTATTGAAGCTGGAGAAGCATACGGCCGTACAGATTCAGGAAAAGCCAAGAAAGTACAAGTCGAATTCGTTAGCGCCAATCCGACAGGAAGCCTGCACTTGGGCCATGCACGCGGTGCTGCTTTCGGAGATGCGCTATGTAATGTGCTTGATATGGCGGGGTATGATGTATCTCGTGAATACTATATTAATGATGCGGGCAATCAGATCGTAAACTTGGCTCGTTCTCTTGAAGCACGTTATTTTCAGGCTCTTGGCCAGGATATGGAGATGCCAGAAGACGGCTACTATGGTCAGGATATCATTGATTTCGGAAAAGAGTTGGCCGAAAAAGACGGCGACAAATATGCGAGGATGAGCCCGGACGAGCGTTTCGTATTTTTCCGCAACTGGGGCCGTGATAAAGAACTGGAGAAAATCAAAGCCGATCTTGCTGATTTCCGTGTGAAATTCGACGAGTGGTTTAGCGAAACATCGCTATATGAAACCGGTGCAGTCGAAAAAATCGTAGAAACTCTGCGCGAAAAAGGATATGTATATGATAAAGATGGAGCAACCTGGCTTCGCTCGACTGATTTCGGTGACGATAAGGATCGGGTTTTGATTAAGCAAGATGGTACGTACACGTACCTGACACCTGATATCGCGTATCATGAGAACAAGTTCAGCCGCGGTTTTGAACAGCTTATTAATATTTGGGGAGCTGACCACCACGGTTATATTCCGCGAATGAAAGCGGCAATGCAGTGCCTCGGTCATGAAGCTGACCAATTGGTTGTGCTTATTAATCAGATGGTTAGCCTGTATCAAGGCGGCGAAAAAGTAAAAATGTCCAAGCGTACTGGTAAAGCAGTTACAATGCGTGATTTGATGGAGGAAGTCGGCACCGATGCAACACGTTACTTCTTCGCGATGCGGAGTCAGGATGCGCATCTGGACTTTGATATGGATCTTGCTGTATCCAAATCCAATGAAAACCCGGTGTTCTATGTACAATATGCACATGCACGTATTTGTAGCATTTTCCGCCAGGCCGATGAGCAAGGGATTGCATTGGACATAGCAAAAGCGGATTTCAGCCGCATAGAGAGCGAGAAGGAAATCGACCTGCTGAAGCATCTGGGCGAATTCCCGGAAGAAGTGGCAGGCGCAGCAGAGGTG
Protein-coding sequences here:
- a CDS encoding DUF1934 domain-containing protein, giving the protein MGKPPVQEVSIELISEVSLGAAPSDTYKAAYSGQLHFMNGTWYIKYVEQEEDGQTNATVKVKEDEIVVIRNGLVSMRQSYRPGVKTSGLYVSMAGEMSMDTDTRDVRLHYDEEGYLAAAVWVYDLHLNEQNIGRYTVQCRLTRSSCNTY
- the argS gene encoding arginine--tRNA ligase, with the protein product MSVVEQTKSKIIEQIKQAVVAAGIVEAEQIPDFALELPKDKQHGDYATNVAMQLTRIARRNPRQIAEEIIASFDKQAASISKIEIAGPGFINFYMDNSYLTGVIDQIIEAGEAYGRTDSGKAKKVQVEFVSANPTGSLHLGHARGAAFGDALCNVLDMAGYDVSREYYINDAGNQIVNLARSLEARYFQALGQDMEMPEDGYYGQDIIDFGKELAEKDGDKYARMSPDERFVFFRNWGRDKELEKIKADLADFRVKFDEWFSETSLYETGAVEKIVETLREKGYVYDKDGATWLRSTDFGDDKDRVLIKQDGTYTYLTPDIAYHENKFSRGFEQLINIWGADHHGYIPRMKAAMQCLGHEADQLVVLINQMVSLYQGGEKVKMSKRTGKAVTMRDLMEEVGTDATRYFFAMRSQDAHLDFDMDLAVSKSNENPVFYVQYAHARICSIFRQADEQGIALDIAKADFSRIESEKEIDLLKHLGEFPEEVAGAAEVLAPHRVVRYVHELASLLHSFYNAERVITEDEGLTHARLALMKAVQITIVNALRLIGVSAPERM